In Nocardioides sp. InS609-2, a single genomic region encodes these proteins:
- a CDS encoding HNH endonuclease signature motif containing protein yields the protein MSAHDAFKNTAEWQALRVECGSTEELQADHIKPASLYPELALDIDNMQTLCGPCNRRKSDSNDQSVERLPWLNPRYPELADLVFLAPS from the coding sequence ATGAGCGCTCACGATGCGTTCAAGAACACCGCCGAGTGGCAGGCCCTGCGTGTCGAGTGCGGCTCTACCGAAGAGCTGCAAGCCGACCACATCAAGCCCGCGTCGCTCTACCCCGAACTCGCCCTCGACATCGACAACATGCAGACGCTCTGCGGCCCGTGCAACCGACGCAAGAGCGACAGCAACGACCAGTCGGTCGAGCGATTGCCGTGGCTCAACCCGCGCTACCCCGAACTCGCCGACCTCGTTTTTTTGGC
- a CDS encoding helix-turn-helix domain-containing protein translates to MSGIPAYDRETYVEDITSLRRRGLTWAEVAADLGISLRTLHRIRSEVRA, encoded by the coding sequence ATGAGTGGCATCCCGGCTTACGACCGTGAGACCTACGTCGAGGACATCACCAGCCTTCGACGCCGTGGCCTGACCTGGGCGGAGGTTGCTGCCGATCTCGGCATCAGCCTGCGCACCCTGCACCGCATCCGCTCGGAGGTCAGGGCATGA